CCAGGCCATCGGCGAACAGCGTGCGCGACCGACTCGGCGCCGTGAGGTCGACCCACGGATACAACAGCACCTGCAGCGCAGGCAGGGGCGCACCCTCGTCACGGGCCCGTTGTGCGACGACGGCCGCCAGGGCTCCGCCCGCACTGTCCCCCGCGACCGCGATCCGGGCGGGGTCGGCCCCGAGGGCCAGGGCGTGCTCGACGGCCCACAGGTAGGCCGCCCACGCGTCGTCGGCCGCCGCGGGAGCCTTGTGCTCGGGTGCCAGGCGGTAGTCAACCGACAGCACGTGCACCCCGGCGTCGTGGCTGATCAGCCGGCACAGCGCGTCATAGGTGTCCAGTCCGCCGAGCACATAGCCTCCGCCGTGGAAGAACACCACCAGCGGAGCGGGCCCGTCGACGTTGCGGGCTTCAGTGTTCGGGGCGTAGTGGCGTGCGGCGATGTCGGGTTGCCCCTCGAGTCGGCCGGGCACGGTGACTCCAGAGACGGCGACCGGGGCCGGCGGGCCGCCCAGCGCCACGCACAGGTCGAGCATCGCCTGCCGGCTGTCGGCGAGGTTGTGCTCGTCGAGGACCAGGCCGGGCACACCGCTGGCTCGCAGCGACGCGGTGAACAGCTGGAGCGTCGGGTCGAGGATGTTCCCGTCGACGACGAGGGGCCGGAACCCCGTCAGCCCGCGCTGCACGATCTCAGGGAGAACGGGCAGCACGGAGGCCGAGAACTTCGACCCCGCCCGAAGAACCGCCATGGGCGGTCGACGTCGGCGCTTCGGTGGTGGAGGCAGCACATCGGTCACGCCCACCGAAGGTAGTCGGCGCCGCTTCGCGAGGGAACAACGTGAGTAATATAGGACCGCTAACCATCACTTCAACAGGTAGGTGAAATGACGTCGACTGGCCAGTCGGGGGCCGTTCCGGCCATCGGACTCAATGACGAGAACACCATTCCAGCTCTGGGCCTGGGAGTCGGTGAGCTCTCCGATGCCGAGACCGAGCACTCCGTGGCCACGGCGCTCGAACTGGGGTACCGGCTGATCGACACCGCAGCGGTCTACGGCAACGAGGCCGCGGTGGGCAAGGCCATCCGGGAATCGGGCATCCCCCGCGCCGAAATCTTCGTCACCTCCAAACTCGCCAACGCCGACCAGGGCTTCGGCTCGTCCCAGGACGCCGTGAAGGCCAGCCTGGAGCGCCTCGGCCTCGATTACATCGACCTCTACCTGGTCCACTGGCCGATGCCCGGCAAGGGCAAGTTCATCGACAGCTTCGCTGGCATCATGACAGC
The DNA window shown above is from Mycolicibacterium confluentis and carries:
- a CDS encoding alpha/beta hydrolase, translated to MAVLRAGSKFSASVLPVLPEIVQRGLTGFRPLVVDGNILDPTLQLFTASLRASGVPGLVLDEHNLADSRQAMLDLCVALGGPPAPVAVSGVTVPGRLEGQPDIAARHYAPNTEARNVDGPAPLVVFFHGGGYVLGGLDTYDALCRLISHDAGVHVLSVDYRLAPEHKAPAAADDAWAAYLWAVEHALALGADPARIAVAGDSAGGALAAVVAQRARDEGAPLPALQVLLYPWVDLTAPSRSRTLFADGLVLTQRDLDFCGHAYVGGSGVEVTDPRVSPARASDLSGLPPALVVTAGFDPLRDEGERYAQSLAAAGVGCDLRSMGSLVHGFVNFKAFGGACERAIDEVTLALRAHLRRA